Proteins from one Mycobacterium sp. SMC-2 genomic window:
- the leuC gene encoding 3-isopropylmalate dehydratase large subunit — translation MGSGKPRTLAEKVWDDHVVVSGDGDAPDLIYIDLHLVHEVTSPQAFDGLRLAGRRVRRPNLTLATEDHNVPTVDIDKPIADPVSRTQVETLRRNCAEFGIRLYPMGDIEQGIVHVVGPQLGLTQPGMTVVCGDSHTSTHGAFGALAMGIGTSEVEHVLATQTLPLRPFKTMAVNVDGELPAGVTAKDIILALIAKIGTGGGQGHVIEYRGSAIESLSMEGRMTICNMSIEAGARAGMVAPDATTFEFLRDKPHAPQGEQWDAAMRYWQGLNTDPGAVFDTEVHLDATSLSPFVTWGTNPGQGVPLAAAVPDPELMTGDAERQAAEKALAYMDLRPGTPMRDIAIDTVFVGSCTNGRIEDLRVVADVLRGRKLAPGVRMLVVPGSMRVRAQAEAEGLGEVFTAAGAEWRQAGCSMCLGMNPDQLAPGERCAATSNRNFEGRQGKGGRTHLVSPAVAAATAVRGTLSAPADLN, via the coding sequence ATGGGATCCGGCAAGCCGCGCACCCTGGCCGAAAAGGTCTGGGACGACCACGTTGTGGTGTCCGGGGATGGTGATGCACCCGACCTCATCTACATCGATCTGCATCTAGTGCACGAGGTCACCAGCCCGCAGGCCTTCGACGGGCTGCGCCTGGCCGGCCGTCGGGTGCGACGCCCCAACCTGACGCTGGCCACCGAGGATCACAACGTGCCCACCGTCGACATCGACAAGCCGATCGCCGACCCGGTGTCGCGCACCCAGGTCGAGACGTTGCGCCGAAATTGTGCCGAATTCGGTATTCGTCTCTATCCGATGGGCGATATCGAGCAAGGCATCGTGCATGTCGTCGGTCCGCAATTGGGCCTCACCCAACCGGGAATGACGGTGGTCTGTGGTGATAGTCACACCTCGACGCACGGCGCATTCGGCGCACTGGCGATGGGCATCGGCACTTCGGAGGTCGAGCATGTGCTGGCCACCCAGACTTTGCCGCTGCGGCCGTTCAAGACGATGGCGGTCAATGTCGATGGGGAATTGCCCGCCGGTGTGACGGCCAAGGACATCATTCTCGCGTTGATCGCCAAGATCGGTACCGGCGGCGGGCAGGGACACGTCATCGAATACCGCGGCAGCGCCATCGAATCGCTGTCGATGGAAGGCCGGATGACGATTTGCAATATGAGCATCGAGGCCGGTGCCCGGGCGGGCATGGTGGCCCCGGACGCCACCACCTTCGAATTCCTGCGCGACAAGCCGCACGCGCCGCAGGGGGAGCAGTGGGACGCCGCGATGCGGTATTGGCAGGGGCTGAACACCGATCCCGGTGCCGTCTTCGACACCGAGGTCCACCTCGACGCGACATCGTTGAGCCCGTTCGTGACGTGGGGGACCAATCCGGGACAGGGCGTGCCCCTGGCCGCGGCGGTACCCGACCCGGAACTGATGACCGGCGACGCCGAGCGGCAGGCTGCCGAGAAAGCGTTGGCTTACATGGACCTTCGACCGGGAACTCCGATGCGCGATATCGCGATCGACACCGTGTTCGTGGGATCTTGTACCAACGGTCGCATCGAGGACCTGCGGGTGGTCGCCGACGTGCTGCGCGGCCGCAAGCTGGCGCCGGGTGTGCGGATGCTCGTGGTGCCCGGGTCCATGCGGGTGCGCGCGCAGGCCGAAGCCGAAGGGCTGGGCGAGGTTTTCACCGCCGCGGGCGCCGAATGGCGGCAGGCCGGTTGCTCGATGTGCCTTGGGATGAATCCGGACCAGCTGGCGCCGGGGGAGCGGTGCGCGGCGACGTCCAACCGCAACTTCGAAGGGCGCCAGGGGAAAGGCGGCCGCACGCATCTGGTGTCTCCGGCCGTCGCCGCCGCGACGGCAGTTCGCGGCACGCTGTCTGCCCCGGCCGATTTGAACTGA
- a CDS encoding HU family DNA-binding protein, whose translation MNKAELIDVLTQKLNTDRRQATAAVENVVDTIVRAVHKGDSVTITGFGVFEQRRRAARVARNPRTGETVKVKPTSVPAFRPGAQFKAVVSGAQRLPSEGPAVKRGVVASGAAKKAAAKKAPAKKAPAKKAAAKKAPAKKAPAKKAAVKKAPAKKAATKKVAAKKAPAKKVAAKKAPAKKVAAKKAPARKAATKAPARKAAAKKATAKKAAARRGRR comes from the coding sequence ATGAATAAGGCAGAGCTCATTGATGTGCTCACTCAAAAATTGAACACCGACCGTCGGCAGGCGACCGCTGCCGTCGAGAACGTTGTCGACACCATTGTGCGTGCCGTGCACAAGGGCGACAGCGTCACCATTACCGGCTTCGGTGTTTTCGAGCAGCGGCGGCGCGCGGCCCGGGTGGCCCGCAATCCGCGTACCGGCGAGACGGTGAAGGTGAAGCCGACCTCCGTCCCGGCGTTCCGTCCCGGTGCTCAATTCAAAGCGGTTGTCTCTGGCGCACAGCGTCTCCCGTCGGAAGGACCTGCAGTGAAGCGTGGTGTAGTTGCAAGCGGCGCGGCCAAGAAGGCCGCCGCCAAGAAGGCTCCCGCCAAGAAGGCTCCCGCCAAGAAGGCCGCGGCGAAGAAGGCTCCGGCCAAGAAGGCTCCGGCCAAGAAGGCTGCGGTGAAGAAGGCTCCGGCCAAGAAGGCGGCGACCAAGAAGGTCGCAGCGAAGAAGGCCCCGGCCAAGAAGGTCGCAGCGAAGAAGGCCCCGGCCAAGAAGGTCGCAGCGAAGAAGGCTCCGGCCAGGAAGGCCGCGACCAAGGCTCCGGCCAGAAAGGCTGCGGCGAAGAAGGCTACCGCCAAGAAGGCCGCCGCGCGTCGCGGTCGCCGCTAA
- the leuD gene encoding 3-isopropylmalate dehydratase small subunit: protein MEAFHTHTGIGVPLRRSNVDTDQIIPAEYLKRVTRTGFEDGLFARWRSDPSFILNLSPFDRGSVLVAGPDFGTGSSREHAVWALMDYGFRVVISSRFGDIFRGNAGKAGLLAAEVSQDGVELLWKLIEQSPGLEITANLQDRNITAGTTVLPFKIDDHTAWRLLEGLDDIALTLRKLDNIKAYEAAYPQWKPRTLPAS from the coding sequence ATGGAAGCATTTCACACGCACACCGGTATCGGTGTGCCGTTGCGGCGGTCCAATGTCGACACCGATCAGATCATTCCGGCGGAGTATTTGAAGCGGGTCACGCGAACCGGTTTCGAGGACGGGTTGTTCGCCAGGTGGCGCTCGGATCCCTCATTCATCCTCAACCTCAGCCCCTTTGACCGGGGGTCAGTCCTGGTCGCCGGACCCGATTTCGGGACCGGCTCGTCGCGCGAACACGCGGTGTGGGCGCTCATGGACTACGGGTTCCGGGTGGTCATCTCATCTCGATTCGGTGACATCTTCCGGGGCAACGCCGGCAAGGCGGGGCTCCTGGCGGCCGAAGTCTCCCAAGACGGCGTGGAACTACTTTGGAAGCTGATCGAACAGAGCCCGGGACTGGAAATCACTGCCAATCTTCAAGATCGAAATATCACCGCGGGAACGACGGTGCTGCCGTTCAAGATTGACGACCACACCGCCTGGCGGCTGCTCGAAGGGCTCGACGATATAGCCCTTACGCTGCGGAAACTCGATAACATCAAGGCATACGAAGCCGCGTATCCGCAGTGGAAACCGCGCACTCTGCCCGCCTCCTGA
- a CDS encoding fumarylacetoacetate hydrolase family protein, whose amino-acid sequence MRLGRIASPDGVAFVSIEGELADPAAMIAREIAEHPFGTPNFTGRSWPLPDVRLLAPILASKVVCIGKNYADHIAEMTEFTGPAAPDPIIFLKPNTAIIGPNVPIRLPANASPVHFEGELAAVIGRPCKDVSAAEAADSILGYTIGNDVSARDQQKADGQWTRAKGHDTFCPVGPWIVTDVDPADLEIRTEVNGEVKQNSRTSLMIHDVGAIVEWISAVMTLLPGDLILTGTPAGVGPIEDGDTVAITIEGIGTLSNPVVRKGKS is encoded by the coding sequence ATGCGCCTTGGTCGAATCGCCAGTCCGGACGGTGTCGCTTTCGTCAGCATCGAGGGCGAACTCGCCGACCCCGCCGCAATGATCGCCCGCGAGATCGCCGAACATCCCTTTGGCACGCCGAACTTCACCGGCCGCTCTTGGCCGCTGCCCGATGTGCGGCTGTTGGCTCCGATACTGGCCAGCAAGGTGGTCTGCATCGGCAAGAACTATGCCGACCACATCGCGGAGATGACGGAGTTCACCGGCCCGGCAGCGCCGGATCCCATCATCTTCCTCAAGCCCAACACGGCTATCATCGGCCCGAACGTGCCGATTCGGTTGCCCGCCAACGCATCGCCCGTGCATTTCGAGGGCGAGCTGGCCGCGGTCATCGGCCGGCCCTGCAAGGACGTCTCGGCCGCCGAGGCCGCCGACAGCATCCTCGGCTACACCATCGGAAACGACGTGTCCGCCCGCGACCAACAGAAGGCCGACGGCCAATGGACCCGGGCGAAAGGACACGACACCTTCTGCCCGGTGGGTCCGTGGATCGTCACCGATGTCGACCCGGCGGATCTCGAGATCCGCACCGAGGTCAACGGCGAGGTGAAGCAGAACAGCCGTACGTCGCTGATGATCCACGATGTCGGCGCGATCGTCGAATGGATCTCGGCCGTGATGACGCTGCTGCCCGGCGACCTCATCCTCACCGGGACGCCGGCCGGCGTCGGTCCCATCGAGGATGGCGACACCGTCGCCATCACCATCGAGGGCATCGGCACCTTGTCCAATCCTGTGGTCCGTAAAGGAAAGTCGTGA
- a CDS encoding MFS transporter, with the protein MRTGTAATRELGAGGRWAIMVVSLVVTATSFVFINGVAFLIPSLQTSRGIPLDEAGLLSSMPSWGMVVTLVLWGYVLDRVGERLVMAAGSALTAVAAYAAASAHSMVLIAVYLFLGGMAAASCNTASGRLVSAWFPPHQRGLAMGLRQTAQPLGIALGALVIPELAEQGPDAGLRFTAYACAFGAIASALGIINPPRKPRAKASHSELSSPYRGSLTLWRIHTVAGLMMVPQTVTVTFMLVWLIKNLHWSVAAAGSLVTLSQVLGAVGRVLVGRWSDRIGSRMRPVRIIAAAASITLFLLAWADFLNSRYQAPLMVAIAVIAVLDNGLEATAITEFAGPFWSGRALGIQNTTQRVLAAAAPPLFGALITAAKYPNAWILCGLFPVAAVPLVPARLLPPGLETTARRQSVRRLRWWRAVRPHALQDRTRQPDPPG; encoded by the coding sequence ATGCGAACGGGGACGGCCGCCACGCGGGAGCTGGGCGCCGGCGGGCGCTGGGCCATCATGGTCGTATCGCTGGTGGTCACCGCGACTTCCTTTGTCTTCATCAACGGCGTCGCGTTCCTGATTCCCTCGCTGCAGACATCGCGCGGAATCCCACTCGACGAAGCCGGTCTGTTGTCCTCGATGCCCAGCTGGGGCATGGTCGTCACGCTGGTGCTGTGGGGCTACGTGCTGGACCGGGTGGGCGAGCGCCTGGTGATGGCCGCGGGTTCGGCACTGACCGCGGTGGCGGCCTACGCCGCGGCGTCGGCGCATTCGATGGTGTTGATCGCCGTCTACTTGTTTCTCGGCGGCATGGCCGCCGCCAGTTGCAACACGGCCAGCGGCCGGCTGGTATCCGCGTGGTTCCCGCCACACCAACGCGGCCTGGCCATGGGTCTCCGCCAGACCGCGCAGCCCCTCGGAATCGCCTTGGGAGCGCTGGTGATTCCCGAGCTTGCCGAGCAGGGGCCGGATGCGGGGCTCAGGTTCACGGCCTATGCGTGCGCGTTTGGCGCGATCGCCAGCGCGCTCGGCATCATCAACCCGCCCCGCAAGCCCAGGGCGAAGGCCAGCCATTCGGAACTCTCCAGCCCCTACCGAGGGTCGTTGACGCTGTGGCGAATTCACACGGTCGCGGGCCTGATGATGGTGCCGCAGACGGTCACCGTCACGTTCATGCTGGTGTGGCTGATCAAGAATCTGCACTGGTCGGTCGCGGCTGCCGGCAGTCTGGTCACACTTTCTCAGGTGCTGGGTGCCGTCGGCCGGGTCCTGGTGGGCCGCTGGTCCGACCGGATCGGCTCGCGAATGCGACCGGTCCGCATCATCGCGGCCGCGGCTTCCATCACCCTCTTTCTCTTGGCCTGGGCCGATTTCCTGAATTCGAGGTACCAGGCGCCCCTGATGGTCGCCATCGCGGTGATCGCCGTGCTCGACAACGGGTTGGAGGCCACGGCCATCACCGAATTCGCCGGGCCGTTCTGGAGCGGGCGCGCCCTGGGCATCCAGAACACCACCCAGCGGGTGTTGGCCGCTGCGGCGCCACCGCTCTTCGGCGCGTTGATCACCGCGGCAAAATACCCGAACGCGTGGATATTGTGCGGATTGTTTCCGGTGGCCGCGGTGCCGTTGGTGCCGGCGCGGTTACTCCCGCCGGGCCTGGAAACTACAGCCCGGCGGCAATCCGTTCGCCGACTTCGGTGGTGGCGGGCCGTTCGTCCCCACGCGTTGCAAGATAGGACTCGACAGCCCGATCCACCCGGGTAG
- a CDS encoding pyridoxamine 5'-phosphate oxidase family protein gives MGTNQRASIVMSSDEIADFVVKSRTGTLATLGPDGQPHLTAMWYAVVDGEIWLETKAKSQKAVNLKRDPRVSFLIEDGNTYDTLRGVSFEGVAEIVDDPDVSHRVGVSVFERYTGPYTDEMKPYVEQMMNKRVCVRIVARRARSWDHRKLGMPAMPVGGSTAPAVLGTGQ, from the coding sequence ATGGGAACCAATCAGCGCGCGAGCATCGTCATGTCCTCCGACGAAATCGCCGACTTCGTCGTCAAGAGCCGTACCGGGACGCTGGCCACCCTCGGCCCCGACGGCCAACCGCACCTGACCGCAATGTGGTACGCCGTCGTGGACGGCGAAATCTGGCTGGAAACCAAGGCCAAGTCGCAGAAGGCGGTCAACCTCAAACGTGATCCGCGGGTGAGCTTCCTGATCGAGGACGGAAACACCTACGACACGCTGCGAGGGGTGTCGTTCGAGGGAGTCGCGGAGATCGTCGACGATCCCGACGTCTCGCACCGGGTCGGGGTCAGCGTGTTCGAGCGCTACACCGGCCCCTACACCGACGAGATGAAGCCCTACGTCGAGCAGATGATGAACAAGCGGGTCTGCGTGCGTATCGTCGCGCGGCGCGCCCGCTCGTGGGATCACCGCAAACTCGGCATGCCGGCCATGCCGGTGGGTGGGTCCACGGCACCAGCCGTGTTGGGAACCGGTCAATAG
- a CDS encoding IclR family transcriptional regulator, whose product MRQHSGIGVLDKAVSVLHTIAQSPCGLAELCERTGLPRATAYRLAAALEVHRLLARDDEGRWRLGPAVTELAAHVNDPLLAASAGVLPLLRETTGESVQLYRREGTTRVCVAALEPTAGLRDTVPVGARLPMTAGSGAKVLLAHSDAATQKAVLPTAKFTERTLAEVRRRGWAQSVAEREPGVASVSVPVRDGRGAVIAAISVSGPVDRIGRRPGARWAADLMSAAEALTRRL is encoded by the coding sequence GTGAGACAGCATAGCGGCATCGGCGTCCTCGACAAAGCCGTGAGTGTCCTGCACACGATCGCCCAATCCCCGTGCGGATTAGCCGAACTGTGCGAGCGGACCGGATTGCCCAGGGCCACTGCCTATCGGCTGGCCGCCGCGCTCGAAGTCCATCGCCTACTGGCCCGAGACGACGAAGGGCGTTGGCGCCTCGGCCCGGCAGTCACCGAACTCGCCGCCCATGTCAACGATCCGCTGCTGGCCGCCAGCGCGGGGGTGCTTCCCCTGTTGCGCGAGACCACAGGTGAGAGCGTGCAGCTGTACCGTCGCGAGGGCACGACAAGGGTCTGTGTGGCCGCCCTGGAACCCACTGCGGGCCTTCGCGATACGGTCCCGGTCGGGGCGCGATTGCCGATGACCGCGGGCTCGGGCGCCAAAGTGCTGCTGGCCCACAGCGACGCGGCAACGCAAAAGGCGGTGCTCCCGACGGCGAAATTCACCGAGCGAACCCTGGCCGAAGTGCGCCGGCGCGGTTGGGCGCAGAGCGTGGCCGAGCGAGAACCCGGAGTCGCGAGCGTGTCCGTTCCCGTGCGAGACGGCCGCGGCGCCGTCATCGCCGCCATCTCGGTGTCCGGGCCCGTCGACCGGATCGGCCGTCGTCCCGGCGCGCGCTGGGCCGCCGATCTCATGTCCGCGGCCGAAGCGCTCACCCGCCGACTCTGA
- a CDS encoding 3-isopropylmalate dehydrogenase: MKLAVIGGDGIGPEVTAEAVKILDAVLPGVEKTDYDLGARRYHASGELLPESVLAELRQHDAILLGAIGDPSVPSGVLERGLLLRLRFELDHHVNLRPGRLYPGVRSPLAGNPDIDFVVVREGTEGPYTGTGGAIRTGTPHEVATEVSLNTAFGVRRVVADAFERAERRRKHLTLVHKTNVLTFAGKLWARIVAEVGKDHPDVEVAYQHIDAATIFMVTDPGRFDVIVTDNLFGDIITDLAAAVCGGIGLAASGNIDATRTNPSMFEPVHGSAPDIAGQGIADPTAAIMSVALLLAHLGEDEAATRVDRAVESYLATRGDERPATTEVGERIAAGL; encoded by the coding sequence GTGAAGTTGGCTGTTATCGGCGGCGACGGTATCGGGCCGGAAGTGACGGCCGAGGCCGTCAAAATCCTCGATGCGGTGCTGCCCGGTGTCGAGAAGACCGATTACGACTTGGGCGCCCGGCGGTATCACGCCAGCGGCGAACTGCTGCCGGAATCCGTGCTCGCCGAACTGCGCCAGCACGACGCCATCCTGCTCGGGGCGATCGGCGATCCGTCGGTACCCAGCGGCGTGCTGGAGCGGGGCCTGTTGCTGCGCCTGCGTTTTGAGCTGGATCATCACGTCAACCTGCGACCGGGCCGGCTGTATCCCGGTGTGCGCAGCCCGCTGGCGGGAAACCCCGACATCGATTTCGTGGTGGTGCGCGAGGGGACCGAAGGCCCCTACACCGGTACCGGCGGCGCGATCCGCACCGGCACGCCCCACGAAGTCGCCACAGAGGTGAGCCTGAACACCGCCTTCGGTGTGCGCCGCGTGGTGGCCGACGCGTTCGAACGCGCCGAGCGTCGTCGCAAGCACCTGACGCTGGTGCACAAGACCAACGTGCTGACCTTCGCCGGAAAGTTATGGGCGCGCATCGTGGCCGAGGTCGGGAAGGACCACCCCGACGTCGAGGTCGCGTACCAACACATCGACGCCGCCACCATCTTCATGGTCACCGACCCCGGGCGCTTCGACGTGATCGTCACCGACAACCTGTTCGGCGACATCATCACGGACTTGGCCGCGGCCGTGTGCGGCGGAATTGGCTTGGCCGCCAGCGGAAACATCGACGCCACCCGGACCAACCCGTCGATGTTCGAGCCGGTGCACGGCAGCGCGCCGGACATCGCCGGTCAGGGCATCGCCGACCCGACCGCTGCGATCATGTCGGTGGCGTTGCTGCTCGCCCATCTCGGCGAGGACGAGGCCGCTACCCGGGTGGATCGGGCTGTCGAGTCCTATCTTGCAACGCGTGGGGACGAACGGCCCGCCACCACCGAAGTCGGCGAACGGATTGCCGCCGGGCTGTAG
- a CDS encoding bifunctional NUDIX hydrolase/histidine phosphatase family protein, with the protein MPTKSSSTARRSGSRIVYAAGAVLWRAIDPSNPGIEVAVIHRPRYDDWSLPKGKVDPGETAPVAAVREVREETGHHAILGRRLGMVSYPIEAGVKKVYYWSARCTGGEFTPGNEVDEMVWLPTADAVKKLSYSHDRKMLRHFMKHPADMRTVVVVRHGTAGRKSRFKGDDTQRPLDKRGRAQAEALVPQLLAFGATDVYAADRLRCHQTVEPLAEELGVTVHNEPALTEESYAKNPKRGRHRVLEISEQQGTPVICTQGKVIPDLIAWWCERDGVRPDKSRNHKGSTWVLSLAAGRLVAADHIGGALAADVRA; encoded by the coding sequence TTGCCGACCAAGAGCTCGTCCACCGCGCGGCGTTCGGGAAGCCGGATCGTGTATGCCGCCGGAGCGGTGTTGTGGCGGGCGATCGATCCATCCAACCCCGGCATCGAGGTCGCGGTGATCCACCGCCCACGCTATGACGACTGGTCGCTGCCGAAAGGAAAGGTCGACCCGGGCGAGACCGCACCCGTCGCCGCGGTGCGGGAGGTGCGCGAGGAGACCGGGCACCACGCCATCCTCGGCAGGCGGCTGGGCATGGTGAGCTACCCGATCGAGGCGGGTGTCAAGAAGGTCTACTACTGGTCTGCGCGCTGCACCGGTGGTGAATTCACCCCCGGCAACGAGGTCGACGAAATGGTGTGGCTGCCGACAGCCGACGCGGTGAAGAAACTCAGCTATTCGCATGACCGAAAGATGTTGCGCCACTTCATGAAACATCCGGCCGACATGCGTACCGTGGTGGTGGTCCGGCACGGCACGGCCGGCCGGAAATCACGCTTCAAGGGCGATGACACCCAGCGGCCGCTGGACAAACGCGGACGCGCACAGGCCGAGGCGTTGGTTCCGCAGTTGCTTGCCTTCGGCGCCACCGACGTGTACGCGGCCGACCGGCTGCGCTGCCACCAGACGGTGGAACCGCTCGCGGAGGAATTGGGCGTGACCGTGCACAACGAGCCCGCCCTCACCGAGGAGTCCTACGCCAAGAACCCCAAACGTGGCCGGCACCGGGTGCTCGAGATCTCCGAGCAGCAAGGCACACCGGTCATTTGCACACAGGGCAAGGTGATCCCGGATTTGATCGCCTGGTGGTGCGAACGGGACGGGGTGCGTCCCGACAAGTCGCGCAACCACAAGGGCAGCACCTGGGTGCTCTCGCTAGCGGCAGGCCGGCTGGTGGCGGCCGACCACATCGGCGGCGCGCTGGCCGCCGACGTGCGGGCATAA
- the gltX gene encoding glutamate--tRNA ligase, whose translation MTAATKVRVRFCPSPTGTPHVGMVRTALFNWAYARHTGGTFVFRIEDTDVERDSEESYLALLDALRWLGLDWDEGPEVGGPYGPYRQSQRKEIYRDLVARLLEAGEAYYAFSTPEEVEARHIAAGRNPKLGYDNFDRQLTDAQRAAFLAEGRKPVVRLRMPDEDLGWNDLVRGPTTFAAGTVPDFALTRANGDPLYTLVNPCDDALMKITHVLRGEDLLPSTPRQLALYQSLIRIGVAERVPEFAHLPTVLGEGTKKLSKRDPQSNLFAHRDRGFIPEGLLNYLALLGWAIADDHDLFSLDEMVAAFDVVDVNSNPARFDQKKADALNAEHIRMLEPADFAGRLRDYFDVHGHRLGLDDAAFATAADLVQTRIVVLADAWELLKFLNDDEYTIDPKAAAKELGPDAAAVLDAALTALEGLTDWTTAQIEAALKASLIESLGLKPRKAFGPIRVAATGTTVSPPLFESLELLGRDRSLRRLRAARESVAG comes from the coding sequence GTGACTGCTGCAACGAAAGTCCGCGTCAGGTTCTGCCCGTCGCCAACGGGCACCCCGCACGTCGGTATGGTCCGCACCGCGCTGTTCAACTGGGCCTATGCCCGGCACACTGGTGGCACCTTCGTCTTTCGCATCGAGGACACCGATGTCGAACGGGACAGCGAGGAAAGCTATCTGGCGCTGCTCGACGCGCTGCGTTGGCTCGGTCTCGACTGGGACGAGGGGCCCGAAGTCGGCGGACCCTACGGCCCGTACCGGCAGTCGCAGCGCAAGGAGATCTACCGCGACTTGGTGGCCAGGCTGCTCGAGGCGGGCGAGGCCTACTACGCGTTCTCGACCCCGGAAGAGGTTGAGGCGCGCCACATCGCGGCGGGCCGCAACCCGAAACTGGGATACGACAACTTCGACCGGCAGCTGACCGATGCCCAGCGCGCCGCCTTCCTCGCGGAGGGGCGCAAGCCGGTGGTGCGGCTGCGGATGCCCGACGAAGATCTCGGCTGGAACGACCTCGTGCGCGGACCCACCACCTTCGCCGCGGGCACCGTGCCGGACTTCGCATTGACCCGCGCCAACGGAGATCCGTTGTACACCTTGGTCAACCCGTGCGACGACGCGCTGATGAAGATCACCCACGTGCTGCGGGGGGAGGACCTGCTGCCGTCGACTCCGCGCCAGCTCGCGCTGTATCAGTCGCTCATCCGGATCGGCGTCGCCGAGCGCGTCCCGGAGTTCGCTCACCTGCCAACGGTATTGGGGGAGGGGACCAAAAAACTCTCCAAGCGCGACCCGCAGTCGAATCTGTTCGCCCACCGCGACCGGGGCTTCATCCCCGAGGGGCTGCTCAACTACCTTGCGCTGCTCGGCTGGGCCATCGCCGACGACCACGACCTGTTCAGCCTCGACGAAATGGTGGCCGCGTTCGACGTCGTCGACGTCAACTCCAACCCCGCGCGGTTCGACCAGAAAAAGGCCGACGCGCTCAACGCCGAACACATCCGCATGCTCGAGCCGGCGGACTTCGCGGGCCGGCTGCGCGACTACTTCGACGTGCACGGCCACCGGCTCGGGTTGGACGACGCGGCGTTCGCCACCGCCGCCGACCTGGTGCAGACCCGCATCGTCGTGCTCGCCGACGCGTGGGAGCTGCTGAAGTTCCTCAACGACGACGAATACACCATCGATCCCAAGGCCGCCGCCAAGGAACTCGGTCCGGACGCGGCCGCGGTGCTGGACGCCGCGCTGACCGCGCTGGAAGGCCTGACGGACTGGACCACGGCCCAGATCGAGGCGGCTCTGAAAGCCTCGCTCATCGAAAGCCTGGGCCTCAAACCGCGCAAGGCCTTCGGCCCGATCAGGGTTGCCGCCACGGGAACGACGGTCAGCCCGCCGTTGTTTGAATCGCTGGAGCTGCTGGGCCGCGACCGCAGCTTGCGGCGGCTACGCGCTGCGCGTGAGTCGGTCGCCGGGTAG